The sequence ATGAAGCTCGGCCTCGGCACCGGCTCCACCGCCAAGCATCTCGTCGACCTGCTCGCCGTGCGGGTGAAGCAAGGGCTGGAGGTGGTCGGCGTGCCGACCTCCGAGGCGACCCGCGCCCAGGCGGAAGGGCTCGGCATTCCGCTCGGCACGCTGGACGAGCACCCCGTGCTCGATCTGTGCATTGACGGCGCCGACGAGGTCGGCCCTGACCTCACCCTGATCAAGGGCGGCGGCGGCGCGCTGCTGCGCGAGAAGATCGTCGCCTCGGCGGCCAAGCAGATGATCGTCATCGCCGACGGCTCGAAGAAGGTGGAGGTGCTCGGCACCTTTCCGCTGCCGATCGAGGTGGTGGATTTCGGCGTCGCCGCCATACGCCGCGGCATTGACCGCGCCGCCCGCGCCGCCGGCTGCCACGGCCTGCTGACGCTGCGCCGGCGGGCGGACGGTCATGTTTTCGTCACCGATCAGGGACACCTGATCCTCGATGCCGCCTATGGCAGCATCACC is a genomic window of Ancylobacter sp. IITR112 containing:
- the rpiA gene encoding ribose-5-phosphate isomerase RpiA encodes the protein MSDADNLKRQAAAQALEYVRSGMKLGLGTGSTAKHLVDLLAVRVKQGLEVVGVPTSEATRAQAEGLGIPLGTLDEHPVLDLCIDGADEVGPDLTLIKGGGGALLREKIVASAAKQMIVIADGSKKVEVLGTFPLPIEVVDFGVAAIRRGIDRAARAAGCHGLLTLRRRADGHVFVTDQGHLILDAAYGSITNPTALAAELSNVPGVVEHGLFINLASRVILAGAGGVTVIDRA